A region from the Pelagovum pacificum genome encodes:
- a CDS encoding NAD(P)H-dependent amine dehydrogenase family protein — MYNIILFGCGALGTRLLRVLENDYAALNVVGAIDTAPNLAGSTLGSACNSGRFADVTISPDLDSCLAGLETTPAAFIHMTESKPARIEAQLHNALDRGMNVISAAESMFYPGLRFPDFSARLDARAKELGLTVTGMGINPGFSYDTVPLLLARSTSAISAIRIKRTIDVTGTGPGDIEHVGYGLTPEDFRAGVERGDIVGHMGAPESLALLAEYLDMELDLVTESWDLQTAEMDVDSGDPTLGILPPGRVVGITQHAKGHADGKVVLQTSLSMFYRPETFGLTECDEIEIDGNMPVRMRIEPALESLFGASNVLASTIVPAIEAAPGLLCGLDLPVATHRSDGRYAVDSSRDLKPGHVPLTRTRG; from the coding sequence ATGTACAATATCATCCTCTTCGGCTGCGGCGCGCTAGGAACCCGGCTGCTTCGCGTGCTCGAGAACGACTATGCCGCGCTGAACGTTGTCGGAGCCATCGACACAGCGCCAAACCTCGCGGGCAGCACGCTTGGCTCGGCCTGCAACTCTGGCCGTTTCGCGGACGTGACGATCTCGCCCGACCTGGACAGCTGCCTTGCGGGACTGGAGACGACACCCGCTGCCTTCATCCACATGACCGAGTCGAAGCCGGCTCGGATCGAGGCTCAACTGCATAACGCGCTCGACCGCGGTATGAACGTGATCTCGGCCGCCGAGTCGATGTTCTATCCCGGCCTCCGCTTCCCCGATTTCTCGGCCCGTCTCGACGCACGCGCGAAAGAGCTTGGCCTGACTGTGACCGGCATGGGCATCAACCCGGGCTTTTCCTATGACACTGTGCCGCTTCTGCTGGCCCGCAGCACCAGCGCGATCAGCGCCATTCGGATCAAGCGTACGATCGATGTGACCGGCACCGGACCCGGCGACATCGAACATGTCGGCTATGGCCTCACGCCCGAAGATTTCCGCGCCGGAGTCGAGCGCGGCGACATCGTCGGCCACATGGGCGCGCCGGAATCTCTCGCCCTGCTGGCCGAGTACCTCGACATGGAGCTCGACCTTGTGACCGAGAGCTGGGACCTGCAGACCGCCGAGATGGATGTCGACAGCGGCGATCCGACGCTCGGCATCCTGCCGCCCGGTCGGGTCGTGGGGATCACACAGCACGCGAAGGGCCATGCGGACGGCAAGGTCGTCCTGCAGACCAGCCTGTCGATGTTCTATCGCCCCGAGACCTTCGGCCTCACAGAGTGCGACGAGATCGAGATCGACGGCAACATGCCGGTCCGAATGCGGATCGAGCCAGCCCTCGAGTCGCTGTTCGGCGCATCGAACGTCCTTGCGAGCACAATCGTTCCCGCGATCGAGGCAGCACCCGGCCTGCTGTGCGGCCTCGACCTTCCGGTCGCGACGCACCGTTCTGACGGGCGCTATGCCGTCGACTCGTCCCGGGATCTGAAGCCGGGTCACGTGCCGCTGACCCGCACCAGAGGCTGA
- a CDS encoding amino acid ABC transporter permease/ATP-binding protein, which produces MQGFDLQAFLGFVSSPLMAKAAWVTIWVAVAAQTIGTVLGTGLGVALTSGRPWLTWPARTYLWVFKGTPLLAQILFFYSALPQLGLPLGLIATGLLGLGLNEAARMADIVRSGLMAVPDTQREAAASLGLRPSVAFRKVILPQAVRTILPPLGNNFAYMIKATSLLATISFAELLRMSQQLAQSTARPLEAYLGASVWYLVLISVWTVIQKYLERHFALKESMEASDDTGRAMRAPTGKVEARVEVPRSSAEVVIEATGVSKSFSGHMALHPTDLEVRRGEVVVVLGPSGSGKSTLLRTLNWIEAADDGDVWIEGKSLAWTEGRNGRRRRPEREIDRIRQRIGMVFQNFALFPTYTARQNVALGLMRLRGVKRAEALSRADDLLARVSLGDKTEAFPIELSGGQRQRVAIARAMSMEPVALLFDEPTSALDPETVGEVLTSMTDLAKAGATMVIVTHELGFAKKAADRIVFMEDGHKIMDLPVDRAFAPDAPPRFRAFLELVDAKPQSA; this is translated from the coding sequence ATGCAGGGCTTCGATCTCCAGGCCTTCCTGGGCTTCGTCTCCTCGCCGCTGATGGCGAAGGCGGCGTGGGTGACCATTTGGGTCGCGGTCGCGGCCCAGACGATCGGAACAGTGCTTGGAACCGGCCTGGGGGTCGCACTGACCTCTGGCCGACCCTGGCTGACCTGGCCGGCCCGGACCTACCTGTGGGTCTTCAAGGGAACGCCACTGCTGGCGCAAATCCTGTTCTTCTACTCGGCCCTGCCGCAGCTGGGTCTGCCGCTGGGCCTCATCGCAACCGGCCTGCTCGGCCTCGGCCTCAACGAAGCGGCACGCATGGCGGACATCGTGCGTTCGGGATTGATGGCAGTGCCGGACACCCAGCGAGAAGCGGCAGCCTCGCTTGGCCTTCGCCCCTCGGTCGCGTTCCGCAAGGTGATCCTTCCGCAGGCGGTTCGGACCATCCTGCCGCCGCTCGGCAACAACTTCGCCTACATGATCAAGGCGACATCGCTGCTTGCAACCATTTCGTTCGCCGAGCTCTTGCGCATGTCTCAGCAACTGGCCCAGTCGACGGCCCGCCCGCTCGAGGCCTATCTCGGCGCGAGTGTCTGGTACCTGGTGCTGATCTCTGTCTGGACAGTCATCCAGAAGTACCTCGAACGTCACTTCGCCCTGAAGGAGTCGATGGAGGCCAGCGACGACACGGGCCGCGCGATGCGCGCCCCGACCGGCAAGGTCGAAGCTCGCGTCGAGGTGCCCCGGTCCTCTGCCGAGGTTGTCATCGAGGCCACCGGCGTCAGTAAGAGCTTCTCGGGGCACATGGCGCTACACCCCACCGATCTTGAAGTTCGACGCGGCGAGGTGGTTGTCGTGCTTGGACCTTCCGGTTCCGGCAAGAGCACCCTGCTGAGAACGCTAAACTGGATCGAGGCGGCCGATGACGGCGATGTCTGGATCGAGGGCAAGAGCCTGGCCTGGACTGAGGGGCGCAACGGCCGGCGGCGCCGTCCGGAGCGCGAGATAGACCGAATTCGCCAGAGGATCGGCATGGTCTTTCAGAACTTCGCGCTGTTCCCGACCTATACCGCCCGCCAGAACGTCGCGCTTGGCCTGATGCGCCTGCGCGGCGTGAAGCGGGCCGAGGCCCTGTCACGCGCTGACGACCTGCTCGCGCGCGTCTCGCTCGGCGACAAGACCGAGGCCTTCCCGATCGAGCTTTCCGGTGGCCAGCGACAGCGCGTGGCGATCGCCCGCGCCATGTCGATGGAGCCCGTCGCGCTTCTCTTCGACGAACCGACCTCCGCCCTCGACCCCGAAACGGTCGGCGAAGTCCTGACCAGCATGACCGATCTCGCGAAGGCCGGCGCCACGATGGTCATCGTCACGCATGAGCTCGGGTTCGCGAAGAAGGCCGCAGACCGGATCGTCTTCATGGAAGACGGGCACAAGATCATGGACCTGCCGGTCGACCGCGCCTTCGCCCCGGACGCCCCGCCCCGCTTCCGCGCGTTCCTCGAGCTGGTCGACGCAAAACCACAGTCCGCCTGA
- a CDS encoding VIT1/CCC1 transporter family protein: protein MSRLSHSEIHMVHRIGWLRAAVLGANDGLVSTASLVVGVAAAGSGKPEVLIAGLAGLVAGAMSMAAGEYVSVSSLTDAEQADLARETRELAETPEAELEELTRIYVDRGLDRDLAEKVAHQLTERDALGSHARDELGISETVTARPIQAALVSALTFALGAVVPLIVVLLAPETSIALFVAASTIVGLAVLGGLGASAGGAGVVRGAARVTLWGALAMAATAAVGAVFGVTVG, encoded by the coding sequence ATGAGCCGCCTCTCGCATTCCGAAATCCACATGGTGCATCGCATCGGCTGGCTGCGGGCCGCCGTTCTCGGAGCCAACGACGGACTGGTGTCGACTGCGAGCCTCGTTGTCGGCGTCGCCGCGGCAGGATCGGGAAAGCCGGAGGTCCTGATCGCGGGGCTGGCTGGCCTCGTGGCCGGTGCGATGTCCATGGCGGCAGGAGAATACGTCTCGGTCAGTTCCCTGACCGATGCGGAACAAGCCGATCTTGCCCGCGAGACCCGCGAGCTGGCGGAAACGCCTGAGGCAGAGCTCGAGGAGCTCACCCGGATCTACGTTGACCGGGGGCTGGATCGCGACCTGGCGGAGAAGGTGGCCCACCAGCTGACCGAACGCGACGCGCTCGGATCGCATGCCCGCGACGAACTCGGCATCTCCGAGACCGTGACGGCACGCCCGATCCAGGCGGCGCTGGTCTCGGCTCTAACATTCGCCCTGGGTGCGGTCGTTCCGCTGATCGTCGTTCTATTGGCGCCCGAAACGTCGATCGCGCTGTTCGTGGCGGCATCGACGATCGTCGGCCTTGCGGTCCTCGGCGGTCTGGGCGCCTCCGCCGGCGGCGCTGGTGTCGTTCGGGGCGCCGCGCGGGTCACCCTCTGGGGCGCTCTCGCAATGGCTGCGACAGCAGCGGTGGGAGCGGTGTTTGGCGTCACGGTTGGGTAG